The Streptomyces achromogenes genome window below encodes:
- a CDS encoding family 78 glycoside hydrolase catalytic domain, whose amino-acid sequence MAGTPRSLLTVLLVVCFAVFGGVTGQLPLASAAQGAPAALTVNSLTTPVDVAPDSTPLLGWQVGGDRQTAYEIQVATTSSALTGSPDVWDSRQVTSTADSNVSYGGPALTASSGYYWRVRTWDSSGAASPWSAAATFGTGPDSTWPGATPIWSGAPTAWTDYTFQGSFVINAKYAGVTFRAQDASNYYLWQFKGNGENTIAPQIQKNGAFTALKTAAALPFALTTGSTYDFRIVASGSTFTTSLKAHADTTWTQVDTTTDTTFSAGGIGFRTGLTEQATFDDLTVTGSGGQSLYSNDFGDTDNADFTCGTVTGGALFVDKAKNCGTGFPTAWTDYTFQGSFVINAKYAGVTFRAQDTSNYYLWQFKGNGENTIAPQIQKNGAFTALKTAAALPFALTTGSTYDFRIVASGSTFTTSLKAHADTTWTQVDTTTDTTFSAGGIGFRTGSTEQATFDDLTVTGDNNRSLYGNDFSDAANADFTCGTVTGGALSLGTGKNCGTGLLTVPSWSFLRGSTRLAAGKSIAWAHLYATGASTTPARQFVYKLWVNGSFVGVGPTRPVGSEARYDGYDVTSLLTAGTVNTVGALAYTTSDQRFLAQLVVRYSDGTTKTLSTGAGWKSLDGTHILPNAGSIGTSYYTAPKENIDARRYPFGFATSAFDASAWPAAVTKSAFTNLQPAPTAKVRQAFKAPVSITEYSSGNYFLDYGRTWIGGLSLSLTGTTGQVVDIRYGEVTSGTNTVKYQTSAGNTYQDKWVLKSGSQQLETWGLRVFRYVQVIGAPTGLTGSDFKAEAYLYPFDGSAGAFASSDTSLNAVWALSRNTVEATNLNLYVDSWERERDIYEADTYLQLMGNLYTGGDTALGDYSLNFLRSNRTWPTEWPMYVILAMHDSYETTGNTAPLSAAYTALQGKLPDKWYESATGLIHKTTGSTGASSCTDCDIVDWPTSERDGYVFTSYNTVVNALAHRAYENMADIATALGKSADATAYRAKADAIKDAVNARMWDSAKGAYRDGLNNDGTVINHYAVQASAFATAFGLADSSQAAQVASYLGSRGMACSVYCAPFVIQALYEGNRPDLAHTLLTSTGTRSWMNMINDGAGATMEAWDLSLKSNTTYSHPWAASPAFTIARSMFGVQPTAPGYRTFRIKPQPTSVTWANVTVPTAHGTVGAAYDTTGGGRVDVGVKVPANTTASVYLPGGTAGTTSVFMDGSSVAATYDNGFLRVDGVQPGCHVVTTASDSTPYSDTRLTGIC is encoded by the coding sequence TCGGCGGCGATCGGCAGACCGCCTACGAGATCCAGGTCGCCACGACCTCCTCCGCCCTGACCGGCAGCCCCGACGTGTGGGACTCGAGACAGGTCACCTCCACGGCCGACAGCAACGTCTCCTACGGCGGCCCGGCCCTGACGGCCTCCTCCGGCTACTACTGGCGGGTCCGCACCTGGGACTCCTCGGGCGCGGCGTCCCCGTGGTCCGCGGCGGCGACCTTCGGCACCGGGCCGGACAGCACCTGGCCGGGCGCCACCCCGATCTGGAGCGGCGCCCCCACGGCGTGGACGGACTACACGTTCCAGGGCAGCTTCGTCATCAACGCCAAGTACGCCGGTGTCACCTTCCGCGCCCAGGACGCCAGCAACTACTACCTGTGGCAGTTCAAGGGCAACGGCGAGAACACCATCGCCCCCCAGATCCAGAAGAACGGCGCCTTCACCGCACTCAAGACCGCCGCGGCCCTCCCCTTCGCCCTCACCACCGGCTCCACCTACGACTTCCGCATCGTCGCCTCCGGCTCCACCTTCACCACCTCCCTCAAGGCCCACGCCGACACCACCTGGACCCAGGTCGACACCACCACCGACACCACCTTCAGCGCCGGCGGCATCGGCTTCCGCACCGGTCTGACCGAACAGGCCACGTTCGACGACCTCACCGTCACCGGCAGCGGCGGCCAGTCGCTCTACAGCAACGACTTCGGCGACACCGACAACGCCGACTTCACCTGCGGCACCGTCACGGGCGGCGCCCTGTTCGTCGACAAGGCGAAGAACTGCGGCACCGGCTTCCCGACCGCGTGGACGGACTACACGTTCCAGGGCAGCTTCGTCATCAACGCCAAGTACGCCGGTGTCACCTTCCGCGCCCAGGACACCAGCAACTACTACCTGTGGCAGTTCAAGGGCAACGGCGAGAACACCATCGCCCCCCAGATCCAGAAGAACGGCGCCTTCACCGCACTCAAGACCGCCGCGGCCCTCCCCTTCGCCCTCACCACCGGCTCCACCTACGACTTCCGCATCGTCGCCTCCGGCTCCACCTTCACCACCTCCCTCAAGGCCCACGCCGACACCACCTGGACCCAGGTCGACACCACCACCGACACCACCTTCAGCGCCGGCGGCATCGGCTTCCGCACCGGCAGCACGGAGCAGGCCACGTTCGACGACCTCACCGTCACCGGAGACAACAACCGGTCGCTGTACGGCAACGACTTCAGCGACGCCGCCAACGCCGACTTCACCTGCGGCACCGTCACGGGGGGCGCCCTGTCCCTCGGTACGGGCAAGAACTGCGGCACCGGGCTGCTGACGGTTCCCAGCTGGTCCTTCCTGCGCGGCAGCACCAGGCTCGCCGCCGGCAAGAGCATCGCCTGGGCCCACCTGTACGCCACCGGCGCGTCGACCACTCCGGCACGCCAGTTCGTCTACAAGCTGTGGGTCAACGGCAGTTTCGTCGGCGTGGGCCCGACCCGCCCGGTCGGCTCAGAAGCCCGCTACGACGGATACGACGTCACCTCGCTGCTGACCGCCGGCACCGTCAACACCGTCGGCGCCCTCGCCTACACCACCAGCGATCAGCGCTTCCTCGCCCAACTGGTGGTCCGCTACAGCGACGGCACCACCAAGACCCTGAGCACCGGCGCCGGCTGGAAGTCCCTGGACGGCACCCACATCCTGCCCAACGCCGGTTCCATCGGCACCAGTTACTACACCGCCCCCAAGGAGAACATCGACGCCCGCCGCTACCCCTTCGGCTTCGCCACGTCCGCCTTCGACGCCTCCGCGTGGCCCGCGGCCGTCACCAAGAGCGCCTTCACCAACCTCCAGCCTGCGCCCACCGCGAAGGTGCGGCAGGCCTTCAAGGCTCCTGTTTCCATCACCGAGTACTCCTCCGGCAACTACTTCCTCGACTACGGCCGCACCTGGATCGGCGGTCTGTCCCTGAGCTTGACGGGCACCACCGGGCAGGTGGTCGACATCCGCTACGGCGAGGTCACCTCCGGCACGAACACGGTCAAGTACCAGACCTCGGCCGGCAACACCTACCAGGACAAGTGGGTCCTGAAGTCCGGCAGTCAGCAACTGGAGACCTGGGGCCTGCGGGTCTTCCGGTACGTCCAGGTGATCGGCGCCCCGACAGGGCTGACCGGGTCCGACTTCAAGGCCGAGGCGTACCTCTACCCGTTCGACGGGTCGGCGGGCGCCTTCGCCTCCTCCGACACCTCGCTCAACGCGGTCTGGGCGCTGTCCCGCAACACCGTCGAGGCGACCAACCTCAACCTGTACGTCGACTCGTGGGAGCGCGAACGCGACATCTACGAAGCCGACACCTATCTGCAGCTCATGGGCAACCTCTACACGGGCGGTGACACGGCACTGGGCGACTACTCCCTGAACTTCCTCAGGTCCAACCGCACCTGGCCCACCGAATGGCCCATGTACGTGATCCTGGCCATGCACGACAGTTACGAGACGACCGGCAACACCGCGCCGCTGTCCGCCGCGTACACCGCCCTGCAGGGCAAGCTGCCGGACAAGTGGTACGAGTCCGCGACCGGTCTGATCCACAAGACCACCGGCAGCACGGGCGCCAGCAGCTGCACCGACTGCGACATCGTCGACTGGCCCACCTCCGAGCGCGACGGCTACGTCTTCACCTCCTACAACACCGTCGTCAACGCGCTCGCCCACCGCGCCTACGAGAACATGGCCGACATCGCCACCGCACTGGGCAAGAGCGCGGACGCCACCGCCTACAGGGCGAAGGCCGACGCCATCAAGGACGCGGTCAACGCGCGGATGTGGGACTCCGCCAAGGGCGCCTACCGCGACGGCCTGAACAACGACGGCACGGTGATCAACCACTACGCCGTCCAGGCCAGCGCCTTCGCCACCGCCTTCGGTCTCGCCGACTCCTCGCAGGCCGCGCAGGTCGCCTCCTACCTGGGCAGCCGCGGCATGGCGTGCAGCGTGTACTGCGCCCCGTTCGTCATCCAGGCCCTGTACGAGGGCAACCGGCCCGACCTCGCCCACACCCTGCTGACGTCGACCGGGACCCGCAGCTGGATGAACATGATCAACGACGGGGCGGGGGCCACCATGGAGGCCTGGGACCTGTCGCTGAAGTCCAACACCACCTATTCCCACCCGTGGGCGGCCTCTCCGGCCTTCACGATCGCCCGCAGCATGTTCGGCGTCCAGCCCACCGCCCCGGGCTACCGGACCTTCCGGATAAAGCCGCAGCCGACGTCGGTCACCTGGGCGAACGTCACGGTTCCCACCGCGCACGGCACCGTCGGGGCCGCATACGACACCACCGGCGGCGGCCGTGTCGACGTCGGCGTGAAGGTGCCGGCCAACACGACCGCCTCGGTGTACCTGCCGGGCGGCACAGCGGGCACGACCAGCGTCTTCATGGACGGCAGCAGCGTCGCCGCCACGTACGACAACGGCTTCCTGCGCGTGGACGGCGTCCAGCCGGGCTGCCACGTCGTCACCACGGCGTCCGACAGCACCCCGTACAGCGACACCAGGCTGACCGGCATCTGCTGA
- a CDS encoding class I SAM-dependent DNA methyltransferase — translation MEIDRAGQAEAFDAIGDHYDEAFPHKEGQVASAEWLIASLPTGSRVLDLGCGTGVPTARRLAQAGLRVVGVDLSDKMVALARRNVPTGVFHQADIADLRPGGPRDLGRFDAVTAFFALLMLPRAEIPLALRTVHHLLSPHGLFALSMVEADVDDFPIPFIGRTIRVSGYLREELREVVEATGFEIVAETSYTYAPATVDVQPEVQIFLRCGRRA, via the coding sequence ATGGAGATCGACCGCGCGGGTCAGGCCGAGGCCTTCGACGCCATCGGCGACCACTACGACGAGGCCTTCCCCCACAAGGAAGGCCAGGTCGCGTCCGCCGAGTGGCTCATCGCCTCCCTGCCGACCGGGTCCCGTGTCCTGGACCTGGGATGCGGCACCGGGGTCCCGACCGCCCGCCGGCTGGCTCAGGCGGGGCTGCGGGTGGTCGGCGTCGACCTGTCGGACAAGATGGTCGCGCTCGCCCGCAGGAACGTGCCCACCGGAGTGTTCCACCAGGCCGACATCGCGGACCTGCGGCCCGGCGGCCCACGGGACCTGGGCCGCTTCGACGCGGTGACGGCCTTCTTCGCCCTGCTCATGCTGCCGCGCGCGGAGATCCCGCTCGCCCTGCGGACCGTCCACCACCTGTTGTCTCCGCACGGACTGTTCGCGTTGTCGATGGTCGAGGCCGATGTGGACGACTTCCCCATCCCCTTCATCGGCCGGACGATCCGGGTGTCCGGCTACCTCCGGGAGGAACTGCGCGAGGTCGTCGAGGCGACCGGTTTCGAGATCGTCGCGGAGACCTCGTACACGTACGCTCCGGCGACCGTGGACGTCCAGCCCGAGGTGCAGATCTTCCTGCGGTGCGGGCGGCGCGCCTGA
- a CDS encoding SpoIIE family protein phosphatase: MTNHFGAERGTGDQTAGVHDPAARRRGRERPAPSPGSGERVQSAPVRPDEGPCHRGGGRAMRVSGAEAAVGRAKGAGRDAAGQQTDRLRYLDAATREIARGMNLDETLRELCRAAVPAFADLAFVHLYAPLPVGDEITASPGVLRLRATDRAPVVRAAAHGPRPAPRPAGKVTAAQVVRAAADGLLARLLRAGRPVFGDLPGVRSVVAELLGATDTPGAVPPGRRLILAPLHGRSHAMGSVVLVRGPGRADFTGDDLLVASQLATHTALGIHKAVLYAREASVADTLQRTMLPPSLPEPTGVALASRYLPSSRTAQVGGDWYDAIPLPGNRVALVIGDVMGHSMTSAAIMGQLRTIVQTLAGLDLPPDEILHHLDEQAERLGSEHTATCLYAMYDPVLHRLLVSNAGHLPPVLLHPDGSTEILPVPPGAPIGVGAGGFESTEMHAPAGATLLLYTDGLVESRDSDVLTGVDRLRARLRSAGTGSTPAALEELCDLALGTLGSGGRDDDIALLAARFEGIPPETVAYWYMAPRPQTARQARRLTRRTLHAWGLDSLVESTELLVSEVVANAVRFASRPITLRLLRTDVLRCEVGDDSPLVPRMRHARLSDEGGRGLFLVDQLAQRWGATRVSVGKVVWFEQSLSGEQDPG, translated from the coding sequence GTGACGAACCACTTCGGAGCCGAAAGAGGCACCGGCGACCAGACGGCCGGCGTGCACGACCCCGCTGCTCGCAGGCGCGGCCGGGAGCGTCCCGCTCCGTCACCGGGGTCCGGCGAACGCGTCCAGTCAGCGCCCGTCCGGCCGGACGAAGGCCCCTGTCACCGGGGCGGCGGCCGAGCGATGCGCGTGTCGGGCGCGGAGGCCGCCGTCGGACGGGCGAAGGGCGCAGGGCGCGACGCCGCCGGGCAGCAGACCGACCGGTTGCGGTACCTGGACGCGGCGACCCGGGAGATCGCCCGCGGCATGAACCTCGACGAGACGTTGCGGGAACTGTGCCGGGCGGCCGTACCGGCCTTCGCCGACCTGGCGTTCGTCCACCTGTACGCACCACTTCCGGTCGGTGACGAGATCACCGCCTCCCCCGGTGTCCTGCGGCTGCGCGCCACGGACCGCGCACCGGTGGTCAGGGCGGCCGCGCACGGGCCCCGGCCGGCGCCGCGGCCCGCCGGCAAGGTCACGGCCGCGCAGGTCGTCCGGGCGGCGGCCGACGGTCTGCTCGCCCGGCTGCTGCGGGCCGGGCGGCCGGTGTTCGGAGACCTGCCGGGCGTTCGTTCCGTGGTCGCCGAGCTGCTGGGGGCGACGGACACTCCCGGCGCGGTGCCGCCCGGGCGGCGGCTGATCCTCGCGCCACTGCACGGCCGCAGCCACGCCATGGGCAGCGTCGTCCTCGTCCGCGGACCCGGCCGGGCGGACTTCACCGGCGACGATCTGCTCGTCGCCTCCCAGCTCGCCACGCACACCGCTCTCGGGATCCACAAGGCGGTGCTCTACGCCCGCGAGGCGTCCGTCGCGGACACGCTCCAGCGCACGATGCTTCCGCCGTCGCTGCCGGAGCCGACCGGAGTCGCGCTGGCCAGCCGCTATCTGCCGTCCTCGCGGACCGCGCAGGTCGGCGGCGACTGGTACGACGCGATCCCGTTGCCCGGAAACCGAGTGGCGCTGGTCATCGGCGACGTGATGGGCCACTCCATGACCTCGGCCGCGATCATGGGGCAGTTGCGCACCATCGTGCAGACGCTGGCCGGGCTCGACCTGCCGCCGGACGAGATCCTGCACCACCTCGACGAACAGGCGGAGCGCCTGGGCAGCGAGCACACGGCGACCTGTCTGTACGCCATGTACGACCCCGTACTGCACCGGCTGCTGGTGTCCAACGCGGGCCATCTGCCACCGGTTCTCCTCCACCCCGACGGCAGTACGGAGATACTGCCGGTTCCGCCCGGCGCCCCGATCGGCGTGGGCGCCGGCGGCTTCGAGTCCACCGAGATGCACGCCCCGGCCGGAGCCACCCTGCTGCTGTACACCGACGGTCTGGTCGAGTCCCGCGACTCGGACGTGCTGACCGGGGTGGACCGGCTGCGCGCCCGACTGCGGTCGGCGGGCACCGGGTCCACGCCCGCGGCACTGGAGGAACTGTGCGATCTGGCGCTCGGAACGCTGGGGTCGGGAGGCCGGGACGACGACATCGCGCTGCTCGCGGCCCGCTTCGAGGGCATCCCGCCGGAAACCGTCGCCTACTGGTACATGGCCCCGCGTCCGCAGACCGCGCGACAGGCCCGTCGGCTGACCCGCCGGACACTGCACGCCTGGGGTCTGGACTCCCTGGTGGAGTCCACCGAGCTCCTGGTCAGCGAGGTGGTGGCGAACGCCGTGCGTTTCGCCTCCCGTCCGATCACCCTGCGACTGCTCCGCACGGACGTACTGCGCTGTGAGGTGGGGGACGACTCGCCCCTGGTCCCCCGGATGCGGCACGCCCGGCTGAGCGACGAGGGCGGGCGGGGCCTCTTCCTGGTGGATCAGCTGGCGCAGCGCTGGGGGGCGACGCGGGTGAGCGTGGGCAAGGTCGTCTGGTTCGAGCAGTCACTGTCCGGCGAGCAGGACCCCGGCTGA
- a CDS encoding alpha-L-fucosidase: protein MSSSINRRRFLAGATFVAAATSAGGVFGAGGAQAAPSMYTPDWNSVDQHPPAPEWFQDAKFGIYFHWGVFSVPAYESEWYPRNMYASGSNANQHHIATYGNPSAWPYHNFINGAQDLAGNTVKFAPKLKSAGGSFDPDEWAQLFVDAGAKFAGPVAEHHDGFSMWDSQVNEWNSVDKGPRLDLLQLFTTAIRAKNLKLLVAMHHAYHYNGFYEYAPAQTDPSLKKLYGQLGKAAEDQLWYDKLKEVIDRARPDILWQDFKLDAVDETQRLNFLSYYYNQADSWGREVVATYKDGMNGKGEIFDYERGGPAELTTPYWLTDDSISNSSWCYTQGIGYYSTRQMLHSFLDRVSKNGNVLLNIAPMADGTIPQAQKDILLGIGDHLKRFGESVYATRAWTAYGEGPTKMGGGSFTNPTAGTAQDIRFTRNKAGTVLYATALGWPGSSLTIKTLGSDRINLSTLTSVKLLDSTAGSYISLPTPTQSASGLTITLPSSVPYSANAYVLKFAFSGTIPDLRPQAGVLAFADVGYSGAAAVLTLGDHTAADLTASGLGLRTISSLRPAPGYQVTGYSGDNFTGTSWTFTADNPDLRVTGNNDQITSLKVRFNPATYLRITNVTDGLALDSGGNVASGSNLKQWSWDGSPNLQWQAVDVGGGFHKLVNRTNGMVADGWGAAADGSPARQAAWNGSPNQQWTITSRGGDRYSIANRATGLVLDGGGSVASGAVTKQWTYGTSTNLLWTFTAL from the coding sequence ATGTCGAGTTCGATCAACAGACGCCGGTTCTTGGCGGGAGCCACCTTCGTGGCCGCGGCGACGTCCGCCGGAGGCGTGTTCGGCGCGGGCGGCGCACAGGCCGCCCCCAGCATGTACACCCCCGACTGGAACTCGGTCGACCAGCACCCGCCGGCCCCGGAGTGGTTCCAGGACGCCAAGTTCGGGATCTACTTCCACTGGGGCGTCTTCAGCGTGCCCGCGTACGAAAGCGAGTGGTACCCGCGCAATATGTACGCGAGCGGCAGCAATGCCAACCAGCACCACATCGCGACCTACGGCAACCCGTCGGCGTGGCCTTACCACAACTTCATCAACGGAGCGCAGGACCTGGCCGGGAACACCGTGAAGTTCGCGCCGAAACTGAAGTCGGCGGGCGGCAGCTTCGACCCCGACGAGTGGGCGCAGCTGTTCGTCGACGCCGGTGCGAAATTCGCCGGACCCGTCGCCGAGCACCACGACGGCTTCTCGATGTGGGACAGCCAGGTCAACGAGTGGAACTCGGTCGACAAGGGCCCACGGCTCGACCTGCTGCAGCTGTTCACCACGGCCATCCGGGCCAAGAACCTCAAGCTGCTGGTGGCCATGCACCACGCGTACCACTACAACGGCTTCTACGAGTACGCGCCCGCGCAGACCGACCCCAGCCTGAAGAAGCTCTACGGGCAGCTGGGCAAGGCGGCGGAGGACCAGCTCTGGTACGACAAGCTCAAGGAGGTCATCGACCGGGCCCGGCCGGACATCCTCTGGCAGGACTTCAAGCTGGACGCCGTCGACGAGACCCAGCGCCTGAACTTCCTGTCCTACTACTACAACCAGGCCGACAGCTGGGGGCGCGAGGTCGTCGCCACGTACAAGGACGGCATGAACGGGAAGGGTGAGATCTTCGACTACGAGCGCGGCGGTCCGGCCGAACTCACCACCCCCTACTGGCTCACCGACGACAGCATCTCCAACAGCAGCTGGTGCTACACCCAGGGCATCGGCTACTACAGCACCCGGCAGATGCTGCACTCCTTCCTCGACCGGGTCAGCAAGAACGGCAACGTGCTGCTCAACATCGCGCCGATGGCCGACGGCACCATCCCCCAGGCCCAGAAGGACATCCTGCTCGGCATCGGTGACCACCTGAAGCGGTTCGGCGAGTCGGTGTACGCCACCCGCGCCTGGACCGCGTACGGCGAGGGTCCGACGAAGATGGGCGGCGGATCCTTCACCAACCCGACCGCCGGCACGGCACAGGACATCCGCTTCACGCGCAACAAGGCGGGCACGGTCCTGTACGCCACCGCCCTCGGCTGGCCCGGCAGCTCCCTGACGATCAAGACGCTCGGCTCGGACCGGATCAACCTGTCCACGCTGACCTCGGTGAAGCTCCTCGACTCCACCGCGGGCTCCTACATCAGCCTGCCCACGCCGACGCAGAGCGCGTCCGGCCTCACAATCACCCTGCCTTCCTCGGTGCCCTACAGCGCGAACGCGTACGTCCTCAAGTTCGCCTTCTCCGGCACGATTCCGGACCTTCGGCCGCAGGCAGGGGTGCTCGCCTTCGCCGACGTCGGCTACTCCGGCGCCGCCGCCGTGCTCACCCTCGGCGACCACACCGCGGCCGACCTGACCGCGTCGGGCCTGGGCCTGCGCACCATCTCCTCCCTCCGGCCCGCCCCGGGCTACCAGGTGACCGGCTACTCCGGCGACAACTTCACCGGCACCTCGTGGACGTTCACCGCCGACAACCCCGACCTGCGCGTCACCGGCAACAACGACCAGATCACCTCGCTGAAGGTCCGGTTCAACCCGGCGACGTACCTCCGGATCACCAACGTCACCGACGGCCTCGCCCTCGACAGCGGAGGCAACGTCGCCTCCGGCTCCAACCTCAAGCAGTGGTCGTGGGACGGCAGCCCCAACCTGCAGTGGCAGGCGGTGGACGTGGGAGGCGGTTTCCACAAGCTGGTCAACCGCACCAACGGGATGGTCGCCGACGGCTGGGGCGCCGCCGCCGACGGCTCGCCGGCCCGACAGGCCGCCTGGAACGGCAGCCCCAACCAGCAGTGGACGATCACCTCGCGCGGCGGAGACCGCTACTCGATCGCCAACCGCGCCACGGGGCTGGTGCTCGACGGCGGCGGCAGCGTCGCCTCGGGGGCCGTCACCAAGCAGTGGACCTACGGCACCAGCACCAACCTGCTGTGGACCTTCACCGCACTCTGA